The window tcagtggccattggtgtaatttatcctaaaAGTTTTTGAGAAATAGCCATTTTAGCTCTCCTGGATTCCAGATTTAGAAATTGATATACATTAATTTTATGAGTCAATCTCTGGGTAAATTACACGAATGGTATCTGAACTATACTTTAATTCAtactttggtacctaaattacaCTTTGTTATAAAAATATACCTCAAATAAAGGTGGCCGGATAATTTAATACAATTAACAGGTCATCACCGGTAAACACGAGAATTTGacctttttttataaaattgaccaattttttcctctttctttcaatttctttttctctcttcacAGCCATGGAAACCACTCCTCTCCTTCTCTTCATCCCCTCCTGTACCATTAATTATCCAGAATCAGCAGCGACAGATTTAAGAACAATCAAATCCAAGAAGATTTTTTCAGTTTTATCCTAAATAATTGAGACTTTATTTGTAAACCAGAACAAGGATATACTGATCCAGATCGCCATTAAAGCCGCTCGTGACAGCTGAATCGCCGGTGTGTATCGCCTTTTGCAAGGTTAACCCACTGtagaaaaagaaggaaaagaagaaggatACAGCAAAAGAAGATGGAATGGAAACACACTTGCAGGAAAAAAAAGACAGAAACGTGTTTCATCAAGAAGTCTCCACCATTTTTGAGACTCAATGCATTTAACAAACGTTTAAACTACTGCCTTTGATTGCATATATTGAAGTCTGCATTTTACACCTGATTTGAAGATTCAATGCATAACAGAGCCATTAGAAGGTTAATAGCGAATCTAAAAGATGTAATCCATCCATGGaaggagagaaaaaaaattagagagagagagggtgAATGAAATCGAAGggaggagagagagagcaaATGATAtcaaagagagaaagagagtgaATGAGATGGTAGCAAGAagtaagggtaattttgtcttCTTAAGTTAGTTGAGGGTAAAGTGGGTCCCAATATTTGTGTAAAATACGTTGACCGATTAGTGACTGGCTAAATGCATTAAATTGTCCAATCACCAATACTTGAGGTATATTTTTAAgacaaaatataatttaagtatcaaagtgtgaaatgaggtaaaagtcaggtaccattggtgtaatttactcgtcaaTCTCTgctaataatttttatttttttgaaatgaaATCTCTGCTAATAATTACTCTAATTGTGATGTTTTGTATATGTGGACTATATTGTCTTTAAAAACTTGCAAAATATGTATGGgacaataataatttttaatgaAATGTTCAAATTTGCAAATTGCATGGACCAAATATACATATTTGTATGTTTTTAAATCAAGAAATCAATATAGTAAAATCAGAATGATTAAGACTGTcaaaatgctttttgccttAAATTTCAAGTATTGACTGAATCTACTAAAATCAGAATAGTGTCAAAATGTTTCATTTTTGCCTTAAATTTCAAGTATCTATTCCACTGTTTATCAAGGCATAAGATTTAGTTTCAAGTATCTATTCTATTCCTGTTTATCAAGGCATAAGATTTAGAGTATTCACTGAAACGGAATTTTGTAACTGTTTGGTTAAATTTATcaatatgtaaaataaaatgtatGTAAAATATCTAATATTATGAACTTGTCTTAAATTAATctataaatgaaattaaaaactaaaaactaataaaaataatctaattaaatcaataaaaaaacttTGTTCTTATAGAGATCGGAATAATGTCAAAGAAGAAACatgttttctaaaaataaaataaaaagataatttatcaaaataaatacaaacaacttttttatgaaaattttcaaaaacaagCTTTTCATGCAAAGTTGTTTTATAAACGTAGTCAAACACTATATTTTCTActatttagaataaaaagttaaaaacagTTCCGAAAGATTAAAACAAACACCCTTTTTACGTgtcaaaataacaaatttagaTCTAATTACACAATTTGCATAAGGAAAAAAGACCAACTCTATAAATAAACAACTTCACTTTTTTTATGCTCATATTTATTCCTTTACATAAATGAAACCAACAATTTTATGTCTACAAATACATCCAAAGTTTGTAAAGAGTCCTCTAAGAATATTAGAAAAAGATGGGGCAGTAAAAATAGTAACAAGTCTCTTGATACATGCTAATCTAAATTCAAAACTAAGCTGGGaaataatgtaaaaaaaaaaaaaaaaaaaacctcagaCTGCCGGGTTCTGCGAGAATAATTTAAGCTCCAAATGTATTTCTCTCTCAACCGAGAAAAATGTTCTCTACGAGTATAATCAATCCGTTACGCTGATCGTTAAGCACCTATGTTCTCAATTTCAGCTCCTTTGTTCATTCTCTTGACAATGCCAGCAATAACCTGTCAAAATTACTCCTCTTTTAAGCACAAATCTGAATGCAATCTCAAGGTACTATGGTCGAATGACCTCGTATCATCGTATTTAAGACGAGTCGTGAAGATAAATTATACCTTTCCTGGTCCTAATTCATAACTCTTCTCCAGTCCTTTGTCTAGAAGGGTTTTTACTGTTGTTTCCCATTGAACAGGAGAAGTCACCTACAATAATTTTAATCCGTGTCAATCGATAAATGGATCTCTTAAGGCATACCCAGTAAGACTTACAACTTATAAGTAAGCCAGATATGGAGCTTTAATAGGGAAAAAAAGTTCCGTAGCTTACTTGGCGTGCCAATATCTTCTTGATTGTGGCAGGATCTGCATGTGGCTGAGCATCAACATTGGATATAACAGGTATCCGTGGAGATTTAATCTCGGTTGCTGCTAATGCAGCTTCCAATCTTGAGACAGCAGGTTCCATGTAACTGGTGTGGAAAGCACCAGCAACAGCTAGCCGTACCTAAAATGATCCGAATGCATTCTTATTgacgataaaaaaaatatggcaACGGAGAGGGAAATTGTGAGTTGATTAGGCAATTACCGCCATACGAGCTTTAAAAGACTTCGCCTTAGCTTGTACAGCTTCAATTCCCTTCAGACCTCCAGAAACAGCATAATTCCCCTGCCGAAGTTAAATTATTTGTTAAGCGAAAAACAAAACCAGGTGAAGCAGCAGTTCTTCGAGTTTCTGGGTATGAAGGAAATTACAGGACATAAATAATTTGCAATCTGAACTCTATCAACTTCGTCAACTTCTTCATTGGCTGCGTCACATAACTGTTGAACTTTGTCGGAGTCCAGTCCTATTATACTGACCATGGCACCTTCTGCAGCATCAGCAGCTTTCTGAAGAAAAATAGAATCACACATAACAATCATTAGTATTGGATGTCATCACTTTCTCAAACCGTGGATATATAAATAAACCATAAttaacgggtaaattacacccatggcccacgaactttgcactTACTTTCATTATGGCCTATGAACTTCAAAACTGGATTATGACCCATTAACTTTGCACTTTACTAACATAATGGCTCttttagatgttgtttggttaagagagagaaaatggttCTTAAAAATGGtgattggaaaataaaaaattgtggTTCCATGGAAAAtgtggttctaaacaactttaagtTTTGGacttttccattttgagatTGTCATTAGTCATTTCGACTTCAAAAGTAAAAGGGGTCATTATGTTAGTAAAGTGCAAAGTTCATAGACCATAATGTCTAGTTTTGAAGTTCAGGAGCCATAATAAAAGTAAGtgcaaagttcaggggccatgagtgtaatttaccccatcaTTAACCAGCTAATATTGCTTTCCTGCATGGCTTCACCCCTCAATTTGACCAACTTGAGTCCGTCCTCAAAGCttataatagaaaaaaaaaagacatcaATTAGacgtaaaaaaaatcaaaaagaaaaaaataaacagTTGGTTATGTGTTGTCTATTTGCTATTTCAGCTTCCACTAAAAAACAGGGAGTTAACAAACAAGATGAGATTCTAATGCAGAAAATAGAAATCAATCAAGTCATTCAGCAATCAAATCTTCCACAGGCATGCTTTGGCTCATTCAAGGAGCTCACAAACGAGTTGCGCAAATTCAACCATTCGGTtttgtttatggttttaattggtttaatattttaaactagTTCAGATGCGAACCTGAAAGCTCCAGCAAATGCTAGAGCAGTATACTCTCCCAAGCTGAGACCACATGTCACATCAACAGAATCAATTATCTGCTGGCCTCCATCACGAGCTCGGAGCAACTCAATTGCAGCAAGACTAGTGACATAAATTGCAGGCTGCAGGAATGCAAAATTAGGCGTGGGTCAAGAGCCAACTATAGATTTTTAATTGGAAATAATTGTTCCATAACAATGATTAACATTTTAACATCAACAGCAACGATGACAGCGACAAGCACCAAAAAGAAAATCCAAAAGCTTGTGCTTTTTTCATTCTTAACATGTTATTGATTAAATTTTTTGTCCATGCTAGAAGTAGAAAAGCAAAAAATTTGCTTTATTTGGTACtatttaataatataactacTAAAGAtaacaaatttaata of the Euphorbia lathyris chromosome 7, ddEupLath1.1, whole genome shotgun sequence genome contains:
- the LOC136201145 gene encoding uncharacterized protein, with product MLSSLIHHSLSLRPPHFHSYSLSLISSAMACSLSLPSVSLKNLPFASSTCDGNGIRRFGFKMPARSRVFMSVSTGSQIAVVDDALFADYKPHNAFLFPGQGAQAIGMGKEAQSVPAAADLYKKANDILGYDLLDLCTSGPKEKLDSTVISQPAIYVTSLAAIELLRARDGGQQIIDSVDVTCGLSLGEYTALAFAGAFSFEDGLKLVKLRGEAMQKAADAAEGAMVSIIGLDSDKVQQLCDAANEEVDEVDRVQIANYLCPGNYAVSGGLKGIEAVQAKAKSFKARMAVRLAVAGAFHTSYMEPAVSRLEAALAATEIKSPRIPVISNVDAQPHADPATIKKILARQVTSPVQWETTVKTLLDKGLEKSYELGPGKVIAGIVKRMNKGAEIENIGA